One part of the Prochlorococcus marinus str. MIT 9313 genome encodes these proteins:
- the murG gene encoding undecaprenyldiphospho-muramoylpentapeptide beta-N-acetylglucosaminyltransferase, with the protein MPRLLIAASGTGGHLFPALAVAEALPGSWSVCWLGVPDRLETQLVPERYELTTVRAGGLQGRGLRKLVQLLQLLAATGRVRKLLRKQGIQTVFTTGGYIAAPAILAARWCGIPVVLHESNAIPGRVTRLLGRFCQVVAVGLSVAAKRIPGSKAVVTGTPVRSAFLSPQPLPRWVPCGDGPLLVVIGGSQGAVGLNRMVRGALPSLLEAGCRVVHLTGNNDSDVGELDHPNLVEQPFSHEMPGLLQHADLAISRAGAGSLSELAVCGTPAILVPFPQAADQHQEANAACAAALGAAVIVHQHAAEHRALGHALEQLMGPRLRGNAAASNPLIPMKQGMRKLAVREADQLLVTLLKQLIGAGL; encoded by the coding sequence ATGCCCAGGCTTCTGATTGCTGCAAGCGGCACCGGTGGCCATCTTTTTCCAGCACTGGCTGTTGCCGAAGCCTTGCCCGGCTCCTGGAGCGTGTGCTGGCTGGGAGTGCCAGATCGCCTAGAAACCCAACTGGTGCCAGAACGCTATGAGCTGACCACTGTGCGCGCCGGCGGTCTACAAGGTCGCGGCCTGCGCAAGTTGGTGCAGTTGTTGCAATTACTCGCTGCCACTGGCCGGGTCAGAAAGCTACTGCGCAAGCAAGGCATCCAGACTGTTTTCACGACTGGGGGCTATATCGCCGCACCAGCAATCTTGGCGGCTCGCTGGTGCGGAATCCCTGTGGTGCTGCACGAATCCAATGCCATCCCCGGACGAGTGACGCGCTTATTGGGCCGCTTCTGCCAGGTCGTGGCTGTAGGCCTCTCTGTTGCTGCTAAGCGCATCCCAGGCAGCAAAGCTGTGGTCACAGGAACACCGGTGCGCTCGGCATTCCTTTCGCCACAGCCCTTGCCGCGTTGGGTTCCTTGCGGTGATGGCCCATTGCTGGTGGTGATTGGTGGTAGTCAAGGGGCCGTCGGACTCAACCGCATGGTGCGAGGCGCACTGCCATCGCTGCTGGAGGCCGGTTGTCGCGTGGTGCATCTCACCGGCAACAACGATTCAGATGTAGGAGAACTCGATCACCCCAACCTGGTGGAACAGCCTTTCAGCCATGAGATGCCTGGTTTGCTGCAACATGCCGATCTCGCCATCAGCCGTGCGGGCGCCGGCAGCCTGAGTGAATTGGCCGTCTGTGGCACCCCAGCCATCTTGGTGCCCTTCCCCCAAGCGGCAGACCAGCATCAAGAGGCCAACGCAGCCTGCGCCGCTGCGCTTGGGGCTGCCGTGATCGTGCATCAACATGCAGCCGAACATCGGGCTCTTGGTCATGCTCTGGAACAACTCATGGGACCTCGCCTACGCGGCAACGCTGCTGCCAGCAACCCTTTAATTCCCATGAAGCAAGGCATGAGGAAGTTGGCAGTGCGTGAGGCAGACCAGCTGCTGGTGACATTGCTGAAGCAACTCATCGGAGCAGGGCTTTGA